A single window of Candidatus Saccharibacteria bacterium DNA harbors:
- a CDS encoding HIT family protein, translated as MSKPECLFCDFENPERHSVITQNDLAYARWDNYPVSDGHAEVIPKRHVESFFDLSDEELAAIYGLAKVTRDEIVEKHHPDAFNLGVNDGEAAGRTIHHVHLHLIPRYVGDVENPRGGIRHIIPGKGDY; from the coding sequence ATGAGTAAACCAGAATGCTTGTTTTGCGATTTCGAAAATCCAGAGCGACACTCCGTAATAACACAAAACGATTTAGCCTACGCAAGGTGGGACAACTACCCTGTGAGCGATGGTCATGCGGAAGTAATTCCAAAGCGACATGTCGAATCCTTCTTTGATTTAAGTGACGAGGAATTGGCTGCCATTTATGGTTTAGCTAAGGTAACCCGTGACGAAATAGTTGAAAAGCATCATCCTGATGCCTTTAATCTTGGTGTTAATGACGGAGAGGCTGCTGGACGAACCATACACCACGTACACCTACACCTAATACCTCGCTATGTAGGCGATGTTGAGAACCCTAGGGGCGGCATTAGGCACATTATTCCAGGTAAGGGTGATTACTAG